A stretch of Bradyrhizobium sp. AZCC 2262 DNA encodes these proteins:
- a CDS encoding sigma factor-like helix-turn-helix DNA-binding protein, with product MARPLLKKNLARPPGIERKIDIALTQDWATLSRRARETNPQSGDFLPSECLVHLLRDAIRRGEDRIARVLMPQLLKRAEANLERTVPDSRMRDAESVRHEILSDLAMVFTQDGTEGHEDELDFYECKFLRALRFLRIDHVRKALSERKELTDLPEADDGEGEAAFDEEMLARLSRMASIGPSQEDALYLPEVIAALDRMPADQKEAAVLRRIIGHTEEQTAKICKVDKRTIRYRLAAADKQLKTMKEDL from the coding sequence ATGGCACGTCCGTTGTTGAAGAAGAACCTGGCCCGCCCGCCGGGTATCGAACGGAAGATCGACATCGCGCTGACCCAGGATTGGGCCACCCTTTCCCGGCGCGCGCGCGAGACGAATCCGCAATCCGGCGATTTCCTGCCGTCGGAATGTCTCGTCCATCTTCTCCGGGATGCCATCCGCCGCGGCGAGGACCGTATCGCGAGGGTGCTGATGCCGCAGCTCCTCAAACGCGCCGAGGCCAATCTCGAGCGCACGGTGCCGGACAGCCGGATGCGCGACGCCGAGTCGGTCCGGCACGAGATTCTCAGCGATCTCGCGATGGTGTTCACACAAGACGGTACAGAAGGGCACGAGGACGAACTGGACTTCTATGAATGCAAATTTCTACGGGCGTTGCGATTCCTTCGGATCGATCATGTCCGCAAGGCGCTGTCCGAGCGCAAGGAGCTGACTGATCTGCCCGAAGCCGACGACGGCGAGGGCGAGGCCGCATTCGATGAGGAAATGCTGGCGCGGTTGTCCCGAATGGCGAGCATCGGTCCGTCGCAAGAAGATGCTCTTTATCTACCCGAGGTTATCGCCGCCCTGGATCGCATGCCCGCCGACCAAAAGGAGGCGGCCGTCCTCCGCCGCATCATCGGGCACACCGAGGAACAGACCGCAAAGATTTGCAAGGTGGACAAGCGGACGATTCGCTACCGCCTCGCTGCCGCCGACAAGCAGCTCAAGACTATGAAGGAGGACCTATGA